The nucleotide sequence TGATTAGATAGCTATCTAGGTAGGATACAAAACATGGAAACAAGTTATCTGGAAAGGGAGTGGCACAGTTTCACTGAAAGCACTTTACGTTTGCTAGTAATATAGACAGCTAGCGTAGCTACGTAGCTAACACTTATCTAGCCAGTTTATGTGTTTTGATGCGTGTGTATGGAGAGCTAGCCACTGACTGTACTAGCTAGCCCGTCTTTGCCTATGCTTTTGTCAGGAGCTGGCCTAGCTCTATTAAGGGTGACGTCGGATGAGGAACTGATTAAAATAAATAGCTACATTGCGATAGTGTTTTCTGCAAATATAAAACACGTTTGATAGAGGCCCGGGCAACATTCATTCACAACAATGTCTCATATCTTCATGAAGTGCCTGTGTTGATTGTACCGCGCCCCTTTTTTCCCCACGTCGTTCACTTTGTTAGCCCCCCTCTATTGAAGAACGCTGATACAATAAGGACATTGTTCGCACTTACATATCTTTCCCCGCAGGCTTTGTAAAATCCGAATTCTCGTTTCGTCTTCTTCCGCCATGGTCCGACTTGACTGTGTATATGTCGCTACAGTAGTACATTCAACGCTTAGCTATCATATCCGTTTATGAATGCAAGCGAAGGGCCAACCTACTGCAGCGTCACTACGAGCGCTATTGGCCGTATGCTGACATTAGACGAGACTGGAGAGACTTGTGTGAATATCCTTCACTGCACAGGCTCTCACAGTTGGTAAAACAAACGGAAGCTCTGTGCAggttttacaaaaaatatataaaagatgGGAGGatgctcctctttctctcctgtctctgatgCTAATATTTTGGTACCTGACCTTCAGACAGACAGCTTGCACAGACAATTTTAATTTCTATGCTCGCACTAGGAGCATTTCTTGATATTTTGTTATTTGAAAGTTTAAAATGTTCAGTCCTGCTGCTGATATAGTTTTGTATAGTTGGattgttttttctctctcagtAATACAGGGAACTGGCTCTGTTCacttctctcatctctttcttatTTCAAGGTAGTCACAGTTTGGATGGTGGATTGCTTATCCAAGACTATTCAGGACATTCACAGGGACAGAGGGAATACAGGTATGCACATCTGCCTGTCCAAGGCAAGCATAAATTAAGGTGCCTTGTGCCTGTCTGGCACCCGAATAATCTTCTTTACACCACAGGAACAACATCCTAGACCCAACCTTATACTAACTTTAGAAAACCCCAGCCTTATCTTCACCCATTTTTAAAAAACTGTAACCCATGTCcttataacccctaaccctagccccagtCCATCTTGACCTCAAAACCGAACCCTTGTGCCCACTTTATTGCAAGCCCATTTGAAAACCTTcatcctaaccctgaccttattTCGATATGAGTGATTCCTCATGTAATTTGAACAAAAATACCATGATTTGAGGGATTTTCACGAAATGTCATCCATAGAAGCGTCCTTTTGGAGGAAGGATATTTGACATTTGTATCCCTCTTAGAAGTAAAGTCCCCTGTTTAGAGGACCTCCGTGGTTCTGGTACTGGTTCCAACACATTTTAGCTTCTAAATCGATCTGTGGACACGGTATATTGAAATGGCTTTTATTGAGCGATAGCCCTGGTTTCCACAGACACAGTAGTATATTTTGTCTGCCTGTGTAACATAGGATGTTAAATCTGAAACAACTTGAAGCTGGGATGTCCCTTCTACCATTTAATTCGCTCTCCCGACTGTCCATCAACTCCTGGCTGAACCCTACATCAGATCCACTGACAAAGTGCACACCTGCAATCCTTACATCATAACGCAGCAGGAGAGAGGGGTTTCATCACAATAGCACATTCAAAGATAGATTTATAGCGATTAATCTAAAATAATTAATAGATTTTAAACAAATCTATTTCTGTTTGTCATAGATGGACAAATTTAATATGATATTAATGGAGCTCTATTTGACATTCACAGCGCTGGGGGCAAATGTTTTGATCAAGACTGACCTTTAGAAAATATGCACATTCTCTAACCATAGAGatatgtattttacagttataaggaagGTGACATATTATAGTAAGTGATTTTATAATTTGATTATAAAGCACATgtcagctcagttggtagagcatggcgcttgtaacgcttTATTCACCACCCATACAGTTTTGACTGTGAATAAAtggcaaattattattattattatattatttcaagctttattcatacagttttgttgaataggaaatataCGTCAAATAAAATATTTCGTATCTTCCtcatatttgtactgtgtacttgCACTTGTGTCCTCAAATGTGACTACACCTGAGCAATTTCTAAGACTTTTtatcagaaaggtgagatttGAACCTTTCTTGGATTATGACatattactagttattgtttatggtcCTCTTATGATTAATAATTACTTTCGGGCATTACTTAGATTACATGTAGTTACTGTACATTTAAGAGGCTATTAGAGCGACTGAATGCACCGATTCTGCATGTGTTAATCTCTTGCTCATTAAGGAAAATTAGATTTCAGTCTTTTTTTGGGGGTGTGGTTCGATGTGGTAGTTGCTGATGTTTGTCCCCCATGAGACCATAGCAACAAAACCAGtatcacttcctcaaaatagtccgaatgaatctaagataactcaagacgTCTGTAATTTATTCTAAAGTTTTTATCTGGGAGGTTTTAATCGTGCAATTTTACACCTAGCTAAGGTATTTGGTGCTGTATTTATCAAGTAAAAAAATGGGCAACGTGTTGTCTTAATGTAAACAAAGTCCGATCCGTGGTCCTGCTGGGAAGTCTCTCACTGTCTGTGAGTTTTGCGGTAGGATTGGATAGAGTGCAATCCCGGCAAATGTGTATCCTGTGTTAGTGGGCAAGTGAGCATTGTCGAAATCAAAACCCTACGCTCAATTAAGTCATGACAAACTTACTTACAAGACTGACTATTaccaaaattatcctatttacacctTGTAGTCAATTTCGACACTGCAATACATTTTTTTGGACTAATGTTGATGCCACAGGCCTGTTTTCTATCAGAGAAGTTGTCTATTGCCTTCAGTTGTACTTCaaagcataattgagaaataattaAAGTTGGAACATTTGTGACATTTTGGCCTTACCCAGGCCTCCTTTAAggctccataatgtttcatctgtaggtgctacaaagcAAACATTTGTCATTTGAAGCTTTACCGCTTGCTCTGTAATATTAGTTAGTTTTGCTTTAGTTAGTTAGTTTTAGTTAGTTTTGATTTCAATAATAATTGTCTTCTATTACAGAGCAAGCGGTTTCATATGACAGCAATTTCTGCTTTGTAGCACCCACATattaaacattatggagtcttaaaggaggcctgggtAAATGTCACATTCCAGGTTCAATtaattatttctcaattatgctttAAGATACAAATGTCAAGTATGTCAACAATCCTTCCACCAAATGAACCTTCTATAAACAACATTTTGTGGAAATCCCTCAAATCTGATCATCTTTTTGTTCTAGTTTTGTGAGGAATCACCCATATGGATGTTTTATCTGTGACCACTTACCTTATTGAAGGAAGTAGATTAGATGACCAGATGCTTGTCAGGAGAGGAGACCAGTGTGATTCAATTTGCCGTTTCTATAAACCAGAGAAGTTTTAATGTGTAAACCTAACCTGATTTGCATTTGGTTATAGGTATACATGTGTTCCTTATGGGTATCAGCCATGATGACTATGCTTTGAATTGTCAAATATGTGTTATTCATCAATAACTATTTAGACTGTGTAGCTAGTTGTAAATAGTCAAACTCTCATGGCCTGTGACTCACAGCCACCTCAATGGTTTATCTTCATTAACACAGTCAACTTACTAATTGAAGGAGCAGAGAGTAGTAGTTAACGTTTATCCAGAAACTGGTAGCATTAGGTAACAAGGGGGTTGTGGAGGATCAAGGAAAGTACCGTAGTACCTAATAAACCTGTTACCAGATCAGAGCCAGTCCCAACTCCAggggcatggagagaggggaacatcTGGATATTGTGTCATGTGGGCCAGACTCTAAAATGTTGAGGGATGATGGGAAAGGAATTAACTTCTCAGATTGGCTGACCCCGAGGCCACCAAGTGACTGTCCAACAGAGCACCAGAGTAAACAGACAGTCAGATTTACTAAGCATTTGCACTTTTGCAAAGTCTACACACTCTTCATTTACCAAAGGAAATACAACTgagaagtaaagagagagaggtaagaggtaAAACATTTAACAAAGATAAAAAGAAGCATTCAGTAAAGAAAACGGTAAAAATATTTTATGActtagatttgtttttatttctAATTGCCTTATGAAAGTAAGAGCTGCAGTGCAAGGACTTACCAATTATGGCCTCCTGTTATGGAGCCAGATAGCTGCCAAAAGGTTGAATGTACGTATAATTAAGATCGTAAGAAAATCCATACGTAAATTGTTAGGATCAAAAGAAAAGCCATGTGTGAAACATGAAACCTAACCCTTAAATTAGATCTGTAAATGTACAAATTATGTTACGACTATGAATGAACATTTATACGTTCAATTCTTACTTTAAGTCTCCCTTTACTTGGTTACAGATATTTTTTATACGTACAAACTTTTGTCAGGAATGTGCCATCTGCAAAGGACATGAACCGAACGTAGCTAGTTGAAGTTAGCTAGTCAGTCAAGCAACTGTAGCCCAGACGTAGAGTTGCTTTGCAGCATCCGGTTTAATTTCCAAAATAAAAGTCTAAAGCTTGTTTAGAACGGCATTCGATAACGACGTTATACCAGTAGATCGCGTAGTATAGGCTTGGGCCTTCAGCAAATGACTTGTGTGAGAATGATACCACAAAGACACAGAAGAGCCTTGTCTAGAATAACCACCTGAGCTGCAAAATAGAAAGTAAATATGATTTGGGCTAAGCCTATTCCGCTATCTAAATATGCCATGCTGTGTTATTTAATGGCCTTATAATTGCATAATACATGTTTATAGCCACGTGGGGCTACTGTGGTGATCATTAACCTAATGAATCACACTTTTTCCACTATTTGGGAGCACAGACTGTAGGCCTTGTGCGAATTCCACTCTATGTAGGGTTGTTATAGCCATTTGCGTTGCACAGTCCCATCACGCAGAGGCTATATCCATATAACAATAAATGAGACAAAACAAAATATTGATTAAGTCTTCGCCTATAACCTGTCCTGAGCGAAATAGCCAAGGCGTGCCAAATAGCCTATTCTTATTCCCAGGTCTGTTTTCCCTATCAGTCACTGCATGTGCTTCTTCAACTATTTTGTTTAACATTTATTTAGAGGCCTGTGAGTTAGGGTCTCTTCTTAAAGGGAGGCCTATAATTAAAAACAGTTATAAAATTCAAATAGTTCTACAATTATTCCACAAGACACCAATACCTAAAATTACATGGATGACATACTGACTGAATTAAGGTGAATGAAGTACGACTTAAATGTTCAAATATGTTGGAATTGAACATATGCTCTGGCTACTAGGCAAATAGGCCTATATTAGCGTATAATGACTATGGCTGTATGCCTCCAGAAGGGCATCTCCTGAGATTGAGGGGTGCTTTTCTGTAGGTGTATGATGCTGTGGCGCTGCATGGAGATCAACTGGGCAGCAGTGTTGTTATGGAGGGAAAAGCCTATAAGGAGACTATCTAAGACCACTGCAACAGAGTTATTGTAAAGTGTGGGAATAAGCTTATGCCAGACTCCGCCTATGTTTAACCTCTCCCTTGTTCATTTCAAAGTTCATATGTCCATGACCAAATTCCTATAAATCATGTCAAATTATAAACCCTTCCTACAGAATATGCTTTGGCAAGATTTTAAGTGATGAAATACATTTCATAACACCACTCCAGTGATAATAATGAATTAATAGATTCACCAAACAGCTATTATTATTCTGTGTATCATTAGTCCTGgtatatactactggttatgattgcAGATGGAGCCCAGAGAATTGCATGGTGCAATATTGTATTAGTCATATGTTGATAAGGTGAATGCATGGGGATGTCCACGTCACCCAGAGATATGCCCATGCTGTAGAGATACACCTAGCGGACTGAAACTTCACTGTTGTAGGCTTAATACAGCTAGTGCTATCTAGACTTGCCCTGGCAAACAGATCCATTACATGAGCTACCTAAATGTGAACTCAACTGAGGAGTAATAGAGAATGGAGACTTTTAACTTGAAAACGTGCAGGATACCTCTTTCCTGTTTCCCCgacttacattttttatttttatactgtGTTATACTTGTTTGTGTAGCACTTCTTACAATCCGTTGGGTGTAAAATAACATTTTGTTGGTGAGATGAAACTTCCAAAACTCTGAAAGATATTATTGTATGTCAGAATTACAACACAAGATTTGTTGAAGCCTAAAATGTTAGTCCATAATTAACATGGTATTTGTATGTTCACAGATGAAATTTCACGCTTACGTTTCACGCATGGCTTTTCTTACGACCTGAACAATTTACGTCTGGATTTTGTCACGATACGTACATTCAACCTTTTGGTAGCTATCTGGCTCCATATTCTGTGTACTTATTTAATCCAACaacaggagggtgtgtgtgtgccatgcaATAATTAGTCCTCTTAATTCCAGAATGTAGCATAACAGCTCTTCTTGGCAATTCCAGACCGGTTGATTGTTTATTTATCTAAATAACCAAGACACGTGAATATCAAAACAGGCATGTGTGCTCTCCTCTTGTCATGATCTACTTGTTCATGAATGAGTTATTCCCTCTGACACACAAACTGCATTTTGTCAACTTGTCAGTTTGTCAACTTTGTAACACGTCACGTATATTATTTTGAAAGACACACATGGGGATTCTCATTCATTTTGATGGTGCATGTGGTGCTGTCAGTGGTAATGACACTACCAAAGTGGTGGACAGACTTTATATGAATGGTAGCCTATAAAGTCAAACATTTTCAATTATTATAAAGTGCAAATAACTATGCACAGTTAGCATATGTATAGAATATGGGCCGCACAATCATTATGAAATAGTCTCAAAAAGCAAAGAAAAAAGTACAAAAATAAATCCCCCTTTTTTAAAAAAGATTTGTGTTATAAGAATGAAGAAAATGCAATTTACATAGATGTCAGTTAGGTATTCAATATCTGCTGTTCATTGGCAACTTATTATATCTGTTTTCCAGACCCGGGTCAAAAACATAACAATCCAATTATGTTTTCAAAGTACTTGAGGTGCGCTTGATTTAGTTTGGGTCCATTATTTTGGGCAAACGAACCTATATCAAGCACAGCATATTGACATATGTATTTTACAATTGGTCTGCAACTTACTGCATAGGCATATAGTCGCTTAAAAGTATTTCCCTCCTGAATGATAAGTATTATCTTTGTTAAAAGGACTCCTCTTTACACTGTATGTACACTTCTCTGACTTGGGCGAGGAGTGAGTGGTTCCCCTAGTGACAGAATCTCTTTTCAGATGTGTAGAAGAAGACTGCCCATAGCTAAAATGACTGTCTTCTCCTGGTGTGGTCAGAGGGGCCTTTTGACTGGGTGTCTCTCTACCCATAAAGTCTACTTGCTTCTGCCTTTTGGAAGTGAGGCTTTTCTGATGTTGCCGTTTGTGTTCAAAGCGCTTTTTAGACTTTCTATACTGCTTTTCTGAAGGGGAAAGAGAAAAGGTGTCAGTGCAGGGGGGTGACAATGTAGTTTTCATGTTGGAGTTTCTCTCTTTCTGATAGTGTCCATCACTGTTTATTCTAAATGGATGTTCTTTTTTGGGTGCCACTGACATGTAGTCACCTGTGTCCTCCCATTCCTCATGCTTAGGCTCTATCTTCTCTGTTGAGAACCTGCCTAGTGATCCCGCTGGCACTTTGCTCTCCTTGTCGATGCTATATTGATCCTCCGCTTCCTCTGTTTTGATGACAATCTTTTTCAGATTTAGGCCTAAGTCCAAAGTTGCTGGCCGTTTTGGGACTGTGGGGTAGTCGTCGTTGCTGTACCCCTTTCCTGCTGTCTCCTTGTGTTTTTTTTCATGGCTCTTCTTGGTTGCGAGGTAGAGGAAGCGCTGGGGGCAGAAGGAGCAGCGATACCGCTTCTCTGTGCTGGAGCTGCGAGCACAGTTGTCAAAGCAGGAGCCATTTTCCATACAGCTCTTGCATATGTAATCCCTGCTGTCCTCAGTGGCCTCGCAGCTGGCACTGGGGGTTTCCCTGGGGGGACACTGCTTTGCGCAGGTCCGACAGAAAGTTGGGTGGCAGCCAATGACATGTGCTCTCAGACCCGATGCCGTTATGAAGGTGCTTGCACAGATGTCACAGGTGTACGTCGTCTTTGGGCTGGTGTTTCTGAGACGTTGTTTCAGCTCTGTACCCTCGCTGGAGATGCTCTCTTCAGCGCTTCTGCATCCTTTATCCACGTAGTCTTTTCTGGTCCTGGGCACTATTGAGGATGTCATGGAATAGCGTAGACAATGTATCTCTTTTCTGTGTTTGGATCTCAGTTTCTTACTCTTCTTCTTGGGTTTGTAAGAGTAATAGGGACGCCAGAGCTTGTCAGCTGTGTCACGGTCAGTGTGGTCATCGTATGGCTCTGGCTCTATGACAGAAGTGACCTCTGTCCTGAAGCGGAGGCTGGAGCTCTCCATGCTGCCCTCTGCAGGTCGGCCCTGGTCCCgacacctctcctctacctggCTCCCGCTGCTTATTTTCCTCTTCCTGGGGAACAGCTTGGAGCCCTTGATCCTCCGGCGAATGATGGCCTCGTTGCCAATTTTCACTGTGATCTGGCAGAGTGGCAGAACATGACCATCCACGGAGGGACCTGGACACGCAGGCGTGGCAATGTATGTTTCAGTTTCCCCCCCTGCAGTCTTGCTAGGTGCCAGGCTCTCAGCCCCTGGCATAAAAAGCTGACTGGTCATGGCTTCAATTTTCTGTGCTGCAGCTGAGAGCTCACATAGCCTGGTCAGAGAGCTGGGTGGGTTGATTGTTAGGAACGGTAGATTATGACTGTTGCCCTCCGGGTTCTTAAACCCTTGGAATGCGGCACCATCTCCATAGTCCAGTGCAGGGGACTCCCCACCTGCCTGCATTATGGCCAAGGGGGTAGTATAGCTATATGGAGGCCCATTATGTTCGGAGTGAGAGGCCTGTTTTCCTGGGTCTGCATCTTCGTCTACATCTTGGTCACAGGGCTGATCAAAACTGATGCGTGGCATTACTGATGCTACCACTTTTGGAGTGGCCATGAATGTCACAGGCATTGAGAATAAAGCAGCATCTTGCTTGCCCATAGCGCCAACATCTTCAAATGGAAGGATGGGAGAGCTGCATCCCAGTGGGGCCTGCTCGCTGCCCTTCAGCTCATCTGAATAGGTCTGACTGTAAGTCTTGTACCGTCTCTTTCTAAACTTCATAGGCAGAAGCCTGTAGAGTTTGACGGGGTAAACGCTGCCCTTAAATCCACCATTTGCTGACTTCTTATTCACAGACAATCTGGGATGGATTCCGTGGAAGGCCTTCTGGTGGTTCTTTAGGATGTAGTAGGTCATGAAGGTCTCTAAGCACAAGATGCACTGGTAGCGACGCTCACCTGTGTGCCAGATCTCATGTTTGGTGCGATACTCGGCTAGGGCAAACACTTTATTGCAGTAGTGACAGGGGTACGCCCTCTGCCAGGAGTGCACATTCTCGTGGCGCTTCAGGCTGGAGATGGTCACATATGCCCGTTTACACACACTGCAGTTATAGACCCTCTGGCCTCCACTAGGTTTCACTAACCTATCTACAGCCGGCAGTGTTTTTGAGGTGGGGTTCATTTGGAGGCTGGTTGGAGGGAAAGGGTCAGGGAGTTCAGGAAGAGATAACTGGACATTAGTTACTGTATTGTCCATGCTCTGCATGCTGTCTGAATAATGGTCTGCTCCGTCCTCTTTGCCTTGGGGCTCGTGTTCAGGCAAGCCCCTCTGTGCTTTCGGGCACACCGTCTCGTGGTTCCGCAACCGCTTCAAATGCATGAACTTCCTGCGACAAAACTTGCAAAACAGATGACTGACGAACCTTTTTTTGTGCATTTCTGTGTGTACTGTGAGAAGTGCTTTATTGGTGAATATCTCTGGACAGTGCTCACAGCCATAGATTGATATGCTATCTTCTGTGTGGGGTGAAAGTGGAGGTGGGTCCAGTTCCCTGTAGCCATTATCCATGGCCAGAGGCAGCTCATTGGCCCTGCTTGTATGCACATCTGTCTGCGGGTATAATGACGGGGGTGACGTTCCCACAGGTTGTACAGTGGGCTTATTTAATGCCCGGCTGCTTCCAGTAGGATGCACAGGTTCAAGTGCTACAGCCAGTGTTGGAGGTGTGCTTTTATTCAAAGCGGCTCGTAGTCTGTGTCGCTTTTTGAGTGGGCCACTATTCCTGTTGGTCAGTTGCCTTGATTGGGACTGTGTGGGTTTGGTGCCCTTCTTGTTGTCCTCCTGGTTGCCAGCCCTGTACTCAGGGTCCCTGGGTCCCTGGCTGATGACTGCGTAGGAGTGCTCCGACAGCGCCTGCATGGGCTCATTGTCCACCGCGAGGGGGAAGGGGGCAGGGCAGCCCGCTGGGTTCTGTCCAAGGTCAGGTGACTGCCTCTTCCCACTGTGCAGGTCTAGTGGGGTGAAGAGGTTGTTCCCGGGACCCACCTCAGTGATAGAGAAAGCATTGGTGATCCGCGGGCCTCTTGCACTGTCTGGCTGATCTGGCCTGGAGTTCTTCTCCTTCGCTTTATGGGGCCCACGGGCCTTACTACGGCCTGTGGTCTTAACAGGGTTGGTTGAGGTCTGGATCTTTGGCCCACCTGAGTCCTGCCTGTCTTGTTCCACTAGTTTCTCTAAGAAGGGAATCCCCAGTCTTTTTCCAGCTGCCATCAGGCATCTAGTGTCCTCTGTGCTAGGTGATGATGTCACCTTGGAACAGTAGATGAGGTTGAGGATGCTGGCAAACACCTCAGACCTCAGGTCCATGAGCTCCAGCACCTGGCTGGAAGTCCACACCTCAGGGGAGGTGAAGGCGCTGCGGAAGTATCCGCTGCAGGCAGCCAGGATGTTCCGGTGGGCCCGGAACTTTACATCCTCCACCACGATGGTGACATCACAGAAGAGGCCCTGGGAGCGCTGCTCGTTGAGCCTGCTGAGGAGCGCCTGAGGATGGGAGCTGTCCACCAGGCCCTGGGTGCAGGGAGACGCCAccgtcatctgcagagaggacaTAAAGGAAACAGGCATTCTAATTGGCTTCAAACCATTGATAGCCAATTGCTTATGCACGTTGCTTATATTCACAATATGAACACATTCATTACATTTGTACCAACTGAGTCCAGTTGGTAGAGGATGGCGCTTGCAACGTCAGGGTTGTGGGCTCGATTCCCACAGGCGACAAGTATGCACTTACAGTAATACTGTAAGTCTCTcttgataagagtgtctgctaaataactcaaatgtaaaaaatattaaaTGACTTTCTGGAATGTTAAAAGAAAAAACATGAAAGGGGTGCACACATTTCCTTATGTGGAATTGGAAATCGTGTTATTTATTCTGCATTTTGATTCTTTGGTATTTCAAATCACTTAGGCTAGAGTTGTGCAAACAGTAACAATTCCTTCCATACAGAGATAGTCTAAGGTATATGATTTAAGTTACTTTGATGAAGCATCGGCATGGGCTGGATTTGGCAGTAATGGCCTTATGGAAATCAAGTGAAATGTGTGTCAGTTTTATAGGAAAGCAATCCAGCTGTTCTTACTTTGTCACACTAGATGGCAGCAACGTTTAAGGAGATGATGCTGGCATGCCATACCTTGAAGAACTGTAGGCCATATGTTACTTGCCACAAGCCTATTCAAATAGATTAACCATAACAATATCTAGTTCTCATGAGAATATACTAATGTAATACTTCTGTAAAAAGTTACAACGGCACAAAGATGTCCTCTTGACATTACCCGTAGAAAATGTTCAGTGCTTTGAATAACCATTGTACATGAAGAATTTATAATGATTATATTTTGAAAACCTCCCAAAAAACCGCCTGGAAATACACCTGGAAATAAGAGCACcaattaattttatttttattttttaaattcaactCCTTGCTTACAGACACTattatattttacattttgaaTAATTGCCTCGATTGTGAtagaaatatatatttgtaaCCTATTCCTGAAGACTTATTGCTTCCTGGAGACTTTTGTTGTTGACCAAGCTGATGAGGCACATTAGGCTACTTAATGCAGAATGACTACAGTCTGTAGGCTTAATAAACCCTGACTAAGCATGCACTAGTGAAGTGGCTGAAGCAAAATGACTTCTACCCAGTGATACAGCTGGTGGAGTGGAAACTACAGTGAGGGCAAACATGTTGTGATTCAGCCAGGATGTGGACTCGTTCGATCTACTTCAATCAGTCGTTTAATGCCGTTCCAGGTGACCAGCCATGCCAGAGTCATCGCCCTTACTGGCTGGCAGGTACATCAGCATATTTCATACTGAGAAGCACACTGGGTTCAGGTTGATGGCAGTATATGAGATGGGGAAGATTTTCTGCCCCTAGCATTAGTCAATTATCAGTAAGCACTGGAGGAATGTTTTGACCCACACACAACTTAGTCACACAGGGATACTTAACCAACACTTTATAATCGAGACTGGGCAGCTGCACTGGGCTATAGAGCCACTGTAGAGGAACGACCACCATGTTGACTCCTGCTGAGACGATTTAGCTCTTTTTAGAGCAGAATTCAGTTGCTAATCCAGTCACTAATGCAGCTTACACAAAACGCCATCTGTTTCACTATATGCATCTATAGACATCTGTAGAgcattcccactgggcacacgctCGTTgcttccacgtcatttcaatgaactTACATTGAACCaaatgtggaatagatgttgaattgacaccTGTGCGCAGGGGGTTGTTTTATGTTTGTGTGTAATGGCAATAATATGCTGAGTCCTCCGATGCTGTTGCATGTGGGTCAATGGGATTTTCATGTCTCTTATCTTTCTGTCTAACCTAAGAGAAAATGTAAAGAGCACAGCACTTCCTGTGTGTTTCACCCAGGGGTGTGCCTATGTCACTGTGTGAACTGGTCTGAGGCAACGCAACACCTCTGTCAGACTCTCACACAGGATGATGCTTCGGTTACACGCAAAGGCAAATAGCTTC is from Oncorhynchus gorbuscha isolate QuinsamMale2020 ecotype Even-year linkage group LG19, OgorEven_v1.0, whole genome shotgun sequence and encodes:
- the LOC124004692 gene encoding zinc finger and BTB domain-containing protein 38-like isoform X1, yielding MATMNQQMTVASPCTQGLVDSSHPQALLSRLNEQRSQGLFCDVTIVVEDVKFRAHRNILAACSGYFRSAFTSPEVWTSSQVLELMDLRSEVFASILNLIYCSKVTSSPSTEDTRCLMAAGKRLGIPFLEKLVEQDRQDSGGPKIQTSTNPVKTTGRSKARGPHKAKEKNSRPDQPDSARGPRITNAFSITEVGPGNNLFTPLDLHSGKRQSPDLGQNPAGCPAPFPLAVDNEPMQALSEHSYAVISQGPRDPEYRAGNQEDNKKGTKPTQSQSRQLTNRNSGPLKKRHRLRAALNKSTPPTLAVALEPVHPTGSSRALNKPTVQPVGTSPPSLYPQTDVHTSRANELPLAMDNGYRELDPPPLSPHTEDSISIYGCEHCPEIFTNKALLTVHTEMHKKRFVSHLFCKFCRRKFMHLKRLRNHETVCPKAQRGLPEHEPQGKEDGADHYSDSMQSMDNTVTNVQLSLPELPDPFPPTSLQMNPTSKTLPAVDRLVKPSGGQRVYNCSVCKRAYVTISSLKRHENVHSWQRAYPCHYCNKVFALAEYRTKHEIWHTGERRYQCILCLETFMTYYILKNHQKAFHGIHPRLSVNKKSANGGFKGSVYPVKLYRLLPMKFRKRRYKTYSQTYSDELKGSEQAPLGCSSPILPFEDVGAMGKQDAALFSMPVTFMATPKVVASVMPRISFDQPCDQDVDEDADPGKQASHSEHNGPPYSYTTPLAIMQAGGESPALDYGDGAAFQGFKNPEGNSHNLPFLTINPPSSLTRLCELSAAAQKIEAMTSQLFMPGAESLAPSKTAGGETETYIATPACPGPSVDGHVLPLCQITVKIGNEAIIRRRIKGSKLFPRKRKISSGSQVEERCRDQGRPAEGSMESSSLRFRTEVTSVIEPEPYDDHTDRDTADKLWRPYYSYKPKKKSKKLRSKHRKEIHCLRYSMTSSIVPRTRKDYVDKGCRSAEESISSEGTELKQRLRNTSPKTTYTCDICASTFITASGLRAHVIGCHPTFCRTCAKQCPPRETPSASCEATEDSRDYICKSCMENGSCFDNCARSSSTEKRYRCSFCPQRFLYLATKKSHEKKHKETAGKGYSNDDYPTVPKRPATLDLGLNLKKIVIKTEEAEDQYSIDKESKVPAGSLGRFSTEKIEPKHEEWEDTGDYMSVAPKKEHPFRINSDGHYQKERNSNMKTTLSPPCTDTFSLSPSEKQYRKSKKRFEHKRQHQKSLTSKRQKQVDFMGRETPSQKAPLTTPGEDSHFSYGQSSSTHLKRDSVTRGTTHSSPKSEKCTYSVKRSPFNKDNTYHSGGKYF